Proteins encoded by one window of Mesorhizobium sp. INR15:
- a CDS encoding RnfABCDGE type electron transport complex subunit D, whose protein sequence is MIRAIDRFLDHLTMYRLILYYLMALVSTAFVLGFVGLMPHDPIALAFTTALALAACWITNKVFARIFAVPANSESVYITALILALILDPVAATDINGIAAVAFASVWAISSKFILAIGRKHLFNPAALGVALSALLLDQPATWWVGGNLPLLPLVLIGGILIVRKLRRLDLVSTFVAVALATILATTDPSQYRTALAETLGSSPLLFFAFVMLTEPLTAPTMRWPRIAFAAIVGFLFAPNIHIGSFYFTPELALLAGNLFAYAVGPKGRFVLTLERIEQSAVDSYDFIFRSPRKLAFEAGQYLEWTLGIDRADNRGNRRYFTVASAPTEETVRLGVKFYPQSSAFKQALGTMKPGSTIHASQLAGDFTLPSNPQTKIAFLAGGIGITPFRSMLQYLIDRKEARPIIVLYGTETQDDIAYSAVLGAAKRELGIKTVHAVAKGAEPGQYPGYIDARLVRLAMPDYLERTFYISGPQTMVKALRQKLLAMGVRRSKIKVDYFPGFA, encoded by the coding sequence ATGATCAGGGCCATCGACCGATTTCTCGATCACCTGACCATGTACCGGCTGATCCTCTATTATCTGATGGCGCTGGTCAGCACCGCGTTCGTCCTCGGCTTCGTCGGGCTGATGCCACATGATCCCATTGCGCTCGCCTTCACGACGGCTTTGGCGCTGGCTGCCTGCTGGATCACCAACAAGGTCTTTGCGCGCATCTTTGCAGTCCCGGCCAACAGCGAGTCCGTCTACATCACCGCGCTCATCCTGGCGCTCATCCTCGATCCGGTAGCCGCCACGGACATCAATGGAATCGCGGCGGTGGCATTCGCGTCCGTCTGGGCGATTTCATCCAAATTCATTCTCGCCATCGGCAGGAAGCATCTGTTCAATCCAGCTGCGCTGGGCGTGGCGCTATCCGCGCTGCTGCTCGACCAACCGGCCACCTGGTGGGTTGGCGGCAATCTGCCGTTGCTTCCGCTTGTCCTCATCGGCGGCATCCTCATCGTGCGGAAATTGCGCCGGCTTGATCTTGTCTCGACCTTCGTTGCCGTGGCGCTGGCGACCATTCTGGCAACCACCGACCCGTCGCAGTATCGGACGGCGCTTGCAGAGACACTGGGTTCATCGCCGCTGCTGTTCTTTGCCTTCGTGATGCTGACCGAGCCGCTGACGGCACCGACGATGCGTTGGCCGCGTATCGCCTTCGCCGCCATCGTCGGCTTTCTGTTCGCTCCCAACATCCATATCGGCTCGTTCTATTTCACGCCGGAACTAGCCCTGCTGGCAGGCAACCTGTTCGCCTATGCGGTAGGCCCGAAGGGACGCTTCGTGCTGACTTTGGAACGCATCGAGCAATCGGCCGTCGACAGCTATGACTTCATCTTCCGGTCGCCGCGCAAGCTCGCCTTTGAGGCTGGACAGTATCTCGAATGGACTCTTGGCATCGATCGTGCCGACAATCGCGGCAACCGCCGTTACTTCACGGTGGCCTCGGCGCCGACGGAGGAAACGGTCCGCCTCGGCGTCAAATTCTATCCTCAATCAAGCGCCTTCAAGCAGGCGCTGGGCACCATGAAGCCCGGCAGCACGATCCACGCCTCCCAACTGGCCGGCGATTTCACGCTGCCGTCTAATCCCCAAACCAAGATCGCATTCCTGGCCGGCGGCATCGGCATCACGCCGTTCCGTTCGATGCTGCAATATCTCATCGATCGCAAAGAGGCGCGGCCCATCATCGTTCTCTACGGAACGGAGACTCAGGACGACATCGCCTATAGCGCCGTGCTCGGCGCCGCGAAGCGCGAGCTTGGCATCAAGACGGTGCATGCGGTTGCCAAGGGAGCCGAGCCTGGCCAGTATCCCGGCTATATCGATGCGCGGCTGGTACGGCTCGCCATGCCCGACTATCTGGAACGGACGTTCTACATTTCCGGTCCCCAGACCATGGTCAAGGCGCTGCGCCAGAAGCTGCTGGCCATGGGCGTTCGCCGCTCGAAGATAAAGGTCGACTATTTCCCGGGTTTTGCCTGA
- a CDS encoding FAD:protein FMN transferase → MGMPITVDVGGAPNGELIDAVFGYFEHIDRRFSTYRADSEITAINCGDVPVVDWSGEMTEVFALARQTKDETDGYFDIRKPDGSLDPSGIVKGWAIRNAAAIVQRAGISDFFIEAGGDVQSCGKNASGHDWSVGIRNPFNADEIVKIVYPRGRGVATSGTYARGQHIYNPHGIGSPIQDIVSLTVIGADVLEADRFATAAFAMGRDGILFLEQTPGLEGYLVDSNRRATPTSGFGALCLP, encoded by the coding sequence ATGGGCATGCCCATTACGGTCGACGTCGGCGGTGCGCCGAACGGTGAACTGATCGACGCGGTATTCGGCTATTTCGAGCACATCGACCGGCGCTTCAGCACATACCGGGCCGACAGCGAGATCACGGCCATCAACTGCGGCGACGTTCCGGTCGTCGACTGGAGCGGGGAGATGACCGAAGTGTTTGCTCTCGCGCGGCAGACCAAGGACGAGACGGACGGATACTTTGATATTCGCAAGCCCGACGGGTCGCTCGATCCTTCCGGCATCGTCAAGGGCTGGGCAATCCGCAATGCGGCAGCCATCGTTCAGCGGGCCGGCATCAGCGATTTCTTCATCGAGGCGGGTGGCGATGTCCAGTCCTGCGGCAAGAATGCTTCGGGTCATGACTGGAGCGTCGGCATCCGCAATCCCTTCAACGCGGACGAAATCGTAAAGATCGTCTATCCGCGCGGTCGCGGTGTCGCGACCTCCGGGACCTATGCCCGGGGTCAACACATTTACAACCCGCATGGAATTGGCAGTCCAATTCAGGACATCGTCAGCCTGACTGTCATAGGCGCCGACGTGCTCGAAGCCGATCGTTTCGCCACAGCGGCCTTCGCCATGGGGCGGGACGGCATTTTGTTTCTGGAGCAGACGCCAGGCCTCGAGGGATATCTCGTCGACAGCAACCGCCGTGCCACGCCGACAAGCGGTTTTGGAGCCCTTTGCTTGCCATGA
- a CDS encoding FMN-binding protein — protein MKQIALSLFLIAASGTYVWDQAGKDPAIDMLGEALPAEAADAPPLQPKAPASAAALPVPRASPAPLDPRFRTRFPIARETTAGIAKPAKWPIDPVRQTVVPVAPQPSPTPPAQPLAPAVSDPASSAPAFAVTPAVYIPVPQPRPAYLDAPARVVRVGMKLAAKGYADGVYTGPTADAYYGIIQIQALVQGGQLTALKVLKYPSDRRTSININRQALPMLRDEAISAQSANVDIISGATLTSRAFIQSLRGALKKASS, from the coding sequence ATGAAACAGATTGCCTTGTCGCTTTTCCTGATCGCCGCCTCCGGCACCTATGTCTGGGATCAGGCCGGCAAGGATCCGGCAATCGATATGCTCGGCGAAGCGCTGCCGGCCGAAGCAGCTGATGCGCCTCCTTTGCAGCCGAAAGCGCCCGCATCCGCTGCGGCTTTGCCGGTGCCTCGCGCCTCCCCAGCGCCTCTCGATCCCCGGTTCAGAACAAGGTTCCCGATTGCCCGGGAAACGACGGCAGGGATAGCAAAGCCCGCTAAATGGCCAATTGATCCAGTCAGGCAGACTGTGGTTCCGGTGGCACCACAACCATCGCCAACGCCACCGGCTCAGCCATTGGCTCCGGCTGTCTCCGATCCTGCGTCGTCAGCACCTGCATTCGCCGTAACTCCCGCCGTCTACATACCAGTCCCGCAGCCGAGGCCGGCATATCTGGATGCGCCAGCACGCGTCGTCCGGGTGGGCATGAAGCTCGCCGCAAAGGGCTATGCCGACGGCGTCTATACCGGGCCCACCGCCGATGCCTATTACGGCATCATCCAGATCCAAGCCCTCGTACAGGGCGGGCAGCTTACGGCGCTGAAAGTGCTGAAATATCCCTCTGATCGCCGCACCTCCATCAACATCAACAGGCAGGCGCTGCCGATGCTGCGCGACGAAGCGATCAGCGCCCAAAGCGCCAATGTCGACATCATTTCGGGCGCGACGCTAACCAGCAGGGCTTTCATCCAGTCGCTGCGCGGCGCGCTGAAGAAAGCGTCGTCCTAG
- a CDS encoding potassium channel family protein — protein sequence MILNLLIGTVVISLTVLIHTFGLIAVTHAMRYLVARFRMHGRRSRIVAMMSVVMGLFAVITAEVWLWAGLYRLLDIFVDFETALYSTITFSTVGYGDIVPAHAWRVLAALEGVNGFLLIGWSTAYLIAAGTRIGPFKAGEHF from the coding sequence ATGATCCTCAATCTGCTCATCGGCACCGTCGTCATAAGTCTAACGGTATTGATCCACACGTTTGGTCTGATCGCCGTCACGCATGCGATGAGATACTTGGTCGCCCGGTTTCGTATGCACGGTCGCCGCAGCCGTATCGTCGCTATGATGAGCGTGGTCATGGGGCTCTTTGCCGTCATCACCGCGGAGGTCTGGCTCTGGGCAGGCCTATACCGGTTGCTTGATATCTTCGTTGACTTCGAGACCGCTCTCTATTCGACCATTACCTTTTCGACGGTTGGCTATGGCGACATCGTGCCCGCTCACGCGTGGCGTGTCCTGGCGGCGCTCGAGGGTGTGAACGGGTTCCTGCTCATCGGCTGGTCGACCGCCTATCTGATCGCGGCAGGCACCCGGATCGGCCCGTTCAAGGCTGGCGAACACTTCTGA